In Struthio camelus isolate bStrCam1 chromosome 22, bStrCam1.hap1, whole genome shotgun sequence, one DNA window encodes the following:
- the THY1 gene encoding thy-1 membrane glycoprotein translates to MNPTVGIAVFLTVLQATHCQMIKDLSACLLGQSLRVDCRYENKTSNPLTYEFSITKDNRKHVIHSTISVSENAYRNRANVTMHKNLVCLYLQSFTTSDEGVYMCELKATNDYTGNQIKNITVIKDKLEKCAGFSLLIQNTSWLLLLLLSLPLLQAVDFVSL, encoded by the exons ATGAACCCCACCGTTGGCATCGCTGTCTTCCTGACAG TCCTGCAGGCCACCCACTGCCAGATGATCAAGGACTTGAGTGCCTGCCTGTTGGGGCAGAGCCTGCGGGTGGACTGCCGTTATGAGAACAAGACCAGCAATCCCCTGACCTACGAGTTCAGCATCACCAAGGACAACAGGAAGCACGTCATCCACAGCACCATAAGCGTCTCCGAGAACGCCTACCGGAACCGGGCCAACGTCACCATGCACAAGAACCTGGTGTGCCTCTACCTGCAGAGCTTCACCACCAGCGACGAGGGTGTCTACATGTGCGAGCTGAAGGCCACCAACGACTACACCGGCAACCAGATAAAGAACATCACTGTCATCAAAG ACAAACTGGAGAAATGCGCCGGCTTCAGCCTCTTGATCCAGAACACTTcgtggctcctgctgcttctcctttccctgcctctcctgcaaGCCGTGGACTTCGTGTCCCTGTGA